TGAACTATCGCTTCGGCGAGATGATGAGCTTGCCCGACGATCTCGTGAAGAGCGGCGCCAGTGCGGCGCGCATCATGGCGGCCTGCGTCGATACCCAATCCATCTCGAAGGACAGTAGTGATCTGATCCTGCAGGGCATCCGCGAGCTCCGGAACAAGGAGATTGTGACGACCGATCCCGACCTCGCACGCGGGCGTACGCTGTCATGGACCATTCAGCCCATGACGGACGGAGGTGCTGTCCTCCTGCTCGAGGACATCACCGAGCGCAAGAGTGCCGAGGCGAAGATCAGCCATCTGGCCCGCTACGACGAGCTCACGGCGCTGCCCAATCGCGTCAGCTTCCGCGACGAGATCGAGCGGCTGCTGGCGAGCGCGCACCACGCCGAGCAGCTCTCCGCGCTGCTGTTCATCGATCTCGACCAGTTCAAGCAGGTCAACGACACGCTCGGCCATCCCTGCGGCGACCAGCTCCTGTGCGCGGTCGCCAACCGCCTGCGCGAGATGCTGCGCCCCGAGGATTTCGTCGCCCGTTTCGGCGGCGACGAGTTCGTCGTGTTCCAGCAGAACCTGTCGTCGCCCGAGGATGCCGCCAGCCTTGCCCGCCGCATCGTCGAGCGGCTGAGCGAGCGCTATCGCATCGACAATCATCTGGTCGAGATCGGCGCCAGCGTCGGCATCGCGCTGACCGCGCCGGATGGCACCAGCGCCGACACGCTGCTCAAGAACGCCGACATGGCGCTGTACCGCGCCAAGGCCGACGGCCGCGGCACCTTCTGCTTCTTCCGCGACGAGATGGCGGCGACCGTCGAGGCCCGCCGCATCCTCGAGCTCGACCTGCGCAAGGCGCTCGCCAACGAGGAGTTCGAGCTGTTCTATCAGCCGCTGGTCAATTTGAGGTCCGGCAAGATCACCACCTGCGAGGCGCTGCTGCGCTGGAATCATCCGGTGCGCGGCACGGTCTCGCCGGTCGACATCATCCCGGTCGCCGAAGACATGGGCCTGATCGTCGATCTCGGCCGCTGGATCCTGCGCCGCGCCTGCATGGAATGCATGAAGTGGCCGGAGGGCGTCAGCGTCGCCGTGAATTTCTCGCCGCAGCAATTCCATCAGCGCGACGTGCTGAGCGAAATCCGCTACGCGCTCGAGGTCTCGGGGCTTCCGGCCCACC
This genomic stretch from Bradyrhizobium daqingense harbors:
- a CDS encoding putative bifunctional diguanylate cyclase/phosphodiesterase, giving the protein MQFASQSEEPEQASPKISAALIDSLFEAPRPLLAGLVFVSIGAALTALKTGEPLIWACVGCLVFAGIIRAFDLHLYQKRKSALTAEGAARWQKRYQIGAMVQAAAIGTWCSTTLLASDDAVAHMIALSVTTGIAAGGAGRAYGRQWIFQLQVSLVFVPIVIALALRGTPFYVAMSIVSAAFLFSLMGISANLHRIFMRALAAREREAALAGQFDTALNNMPHGLCMFHVDGQLAVMNYRFGEMMSLPDDLVKSGASAARIMAACVDTQSISKDSSDLILQGIRELRNKEIVTTDPDLARGRTLSWTIQPMTDGGAVLLLEDITERKSAEAKISHLARYDELTALPNRVSFRDEIERLLASAHHAEQLSALLFIDLDQFKQVNDTLGHPCGDQLLCAVANRLREMLRPEDFVARFGGDEFVVFQQNLSSPEDAASLARRIVERLSERYRIDNHLVEIGASVGIALTAPDGTSADTLLKNADMALYRAKADGRGTFCFFRDEMAATVEARRILELDLRKALANEEFELFYQPLVNLRSGKITTCEALLRWNHPVRGTVSPVDIIPVAEDMGLIVDLGRWILRRACMECMKWPEGVSVAVNFSPQQFHQRDVLSEIRYALEVSGLPAHRLEIEITESSLLRNTQLTHDILSQLHALGVRISLDDFGTGYSSLSYLHNFPMQKVKIDRSFLEGIDTDRPLTLLRGVARLSADLGMAVVVEGIETNEQLELISADGTVTEGQGYLFSRPVPAVRVRQLLNASHGRRMQDGQVVALSSRSFA